A genome region from Solanum pennellii chromosome 12, SPENNV200 includes the following:
- the LOC107007192 gene encoding calcium-dependent protein kinase 17-like: MGGCCSKAETDPAQNNEEIGQSYSKQGESNAGNNDMQGSTTPSKAPPHASPNHSSKPSKAAPIGPVLGRPMEDIKATYTLGKELGRGQFGVTHLCTHKQTGEQFACKTIAKRKLVNKEDIEDVRREVQIMHHLTEQPNIVELKGAYEDKHSVHLVMELCAGGELFDRIIAKGHYTERAAASLLRTIVQIVHTCHSMGVIHRDLKPENFLLLSKDEDAPLKATDFGLSVFYKQGDVFKDIVGSAYYIAPEVLKRRYGPEVDIWSIGVMLYILLCGVPPFWAESENGIFNAILRGHVDFSSDPWPSISSGAKDLVRKMLNSDPSQRLTALQVLNHSWIKEDGEAPDTPLDNAVLNKLKNFSAMNKFKKVALRVIAGCLSEEEIMGLKQMFRGIDTDNSGTITLEELKQGLAKQGNKLSDYEIKQLMESADADGNGTIDYEEFITATMQMNKMDREEHLYKAFQYFDKDSSGYITMEELEQALIEFGMNDAKDIKEIISEVDSDNDGRINYDEFVAMMKKGNPEVATNAKKRRDVFVE; this comes from the exons atggggGGTTGTTGCTCAAAGGCAGAGACTGATCCTGcacaaaataatgaagaaattgGACAATCATATTCAAAACAAGGAGAATCAAATGCAG GAAACAATGACATGCAAGGTTCCACTACACCATCAAAGGCTCCACCACATGCATCACCAAACCATTCTTCAAAGCCATCTAAGGCAGCCCCAATAGGGCCAGTATTAGGCAGGCCAATGGAGGATATAAAGGCAACATACACCCTAGGTAAAGAACTAGGAAGAGGTCAATTTGGTGTAACACATTTGTGCACACACAAACAAACAGGGGAGCAATTTGCATGCAAAACAATTGCCAAGAGGAAATTAGTGAATAAAGAGGATATTGAGGATGTAAGGAGGGAAGTGCAAATTATGCACCATTTGACAGAACAACCAAACATTGTTGAACTCAAAGGGGCTTATGAGGATAAACATTCTGTGCATTTGGTCATGGAATTGTGTGCTGGAGGTGAACTTTTTGATAGAATTATAGCTAAAGGGCATTATACAGAAAGAGCAGCAGCTTCATTGTTGAGAACAATTGTGCAAATTGTACATACTTGTCATTCAATGGGGGTCATTCACAGAGATCTTAAACCTGAAAATTTCCTCCTACTTAGCAAGGATGAAGATGCACCTCTCAAAGCTACTGATTTTGGTCTTTCTGTGTTCTACAAGCAAG GAGATGTGTTTAAAGACATAGTGGGGAGTGCATATTACATAGCACCAGAAGTGTTGAAGAGGAGATATGGTCCAGAAGTTGATATTTGGAGTATTGGGGTTATGTTATATATTCTTCTTTGTGGTGTTCCTCCTTTTTGGGCAg AATCTGAAAATGGAATATTCAACGCAATATTGCGTGGTCATGTTGATTTTTCAAGTGATCCATGGCCTTCAATATCTAGTGGAGCTAAGGACCTTGTTAGGAAAATGTTGAATTCAGATCCCAGTCAAAGGTTAACTGCACTCCAAGTCCTAA ATCATTCATGGATCAAGGAGGATGGAGAAGCACCAGATACACCACTTGACAATGCTGTTCTGAATAAGCTCAAAAACTTTAGTGCTATGAACAAGTTCAAGAAAGTTGCTCTTCGG GTTATTGCAGGGTGCCTCTCAGAGGAAGAAATTATGGGATTAAAGCAGATGTTCAGAGGAATAGATACTGATAATAGTGGCACAATTACACTTGAGGAGTTAAAGCAAGGATTGGCCAAGCAAGGCAACAAATTATCAGATTATGAAATCAAGCAATTAATGGAATCT GCTGATGCTGATGGAAATGGAACAATTGATTATGAAGAGTTCATCACAGCAACAATGCAAATGAATAAAATGGACAGAGAGGAACATCTTTACAAAGCTTTCCAATACTTTGATAAGGATAGCAGTGG GTATATTACAATGGAAGAGTTAGAGCAAGCTTTAATAGAATTTGGCATGAATGATGCAAAGGATATAAAAGAAATCATTTCTGAAGTTGATTCTGACAAT GATGGTCGTATTAATTATGATGAGTTTGTAGCTATGATGAAGAAAGGAAATCCAGAAGTAGCAACAAATGCAAAGAAACGAAGGGACGTTTTCGTCGaataa
- the LOC107005495 gene encoding mitochondrial fission 1 protein A-like, with protein sequence MDAKIGKFFDSIGDFFTGGDQIPWCDSDIVAGCEREVAEAEKGSSDDLKSECIMRLSWALVHSKRPEDIQRGIAMLEASLGGSSSPLQMREKLYLLAVGYYRSGDFPRSRQLVDRCLEIAPDWRQALTLKKTIEEKITKDGVIGIGIAATAVGVLVGGIAAALARKG encoded by the exons ATGGATGCGAAAATCGGAAAATTCTTCGATTCAATCGGCGATTTCTTCACCGGTGGAGATCAAATTCCTTGGTGCGACTCTGATATAGTCgct GGTTGTGAACGTGAAGTTGCTGAGGCTGAAAAAGGTTCATCTGATGACCTTAAAAGTGAATGCATTATGCGTTTGTCTTGGGCTCTTGTTCACTCAAAAAGGCCTGAAGATATACAGCGTGGGATAGCAATGCTTGAAG CTTCTTTGGGTGGCAGCAGCAGTCCCTTGCAAATGAGGGAAAAGCTTTATCTTCTGGCTGTTGGTTACTATAGAAGCGGGGACTTTCCAAGAAGCAGGCAGCTTGTTGATCGTTGTTTGGAG ATTGCACCGGATTGGAGGCAGGCCTTGACCCTCAAGAAAACAATTGAAGAGAAAATTACCAAAG ATGGAGTTATTGGCATCGGCATTGCTGCTACTGCTGTTGGAGTTTTGGTTGGTGGAATTGCAGCTGCTTTAGCCCGCAAGGGTTGA
- the LOC107007193 gene encoding histidine-rich glycoprotein-like has product MENRKERNGPRKVPQFGAWDNNGGDGGNAGYTVEFSKARANKQHQPNNGLDVRHELKNDKELNHHHEHKQSLDARHGLKNDKEIQHHEHKQGLDARHGHGLKNNNKEIQNHEYKHGLDAHHGYGMKNNNKEIQHHENKHGLDAHHGHGLKNNNKEIQHHENRHGVDAHHGHGLKNNNKEIQHHENKHGSEAHHGHGLKNNNKEIQHHEHKHGLDARHGLKNDKEPMHQQHKNGLGTRHGLENNQEFQHQPYKNGLGPRHGLTNDQEFPGKKQEDPNMKNGYRSVPQFGMWDQQAAGGGAAASYTVEFSKARVNRKQHKNNDLLARPPSIDHEQEDLRKQQEDACMRKKNMLTYLNCCIRP; this is encoded by the exons ATGGAAAATCGAAAGGAG AGAAATGGTCCAAGAAAAGTGCCTCAATTTGGAGCATGGGATAACAATGGTGGGGATGGAGGAAATGCTGGTTATACTGTGGAGTTCTCAAAAGCTCGTGCCAACAAACAACATCAACCTAATAACGGTTTAGATGTACGTCACGAGTTGAAAAATGACAAGGAATTAAACCACCATCATGAGCATAAACAGAGCTTAGACGCACGTCATGGGTTGAAAAATGATAAGGAAATTCAGCATCATGAACATAAACAGGGCTTAGACGCACGTCATGGTCATGGGTTGAAAAACAACAATAAGGAAATTCAGAATCATGAGTATAAACATGGTTTAGACGCACATCATGGTTATGGGATGAAAAACAACAATAAGGAAATTCAGCATCATGAGAATAAACATGGTTTAGACGCACATCACGGTCATGGGTTGAAAAACAACAATAAGGAAATTCAGCATCATGAGAATAGACATGGTGTAGACGCACATCACGGTCATGGGTTGAAAAACAACAATAAGGAAATTCAGCATCATGAGAATAAACATGGTTCAGAAGCACATCACGGTCATGGGTTGAAAAACAACAATAAGGAAATTCAGCATCATGAACATAAACATGGTTTAGACGCACGTCATGGGTTGAAAAACGATAAGGAACCTATGCATCAACAACACAAAAATGGTTTAGGCACGCGCCATGGGTTGGAAAATAATCAGGAATTTCAGCATCAACCGTATAAAAATGGTTTAGGCCCACGTCACGGGTTGACAAATGATCAGGAATTTCCTGGCAAGAAACAAGAGGACCCCAATATG aaaaatggaTACAGGTCTGTTCCTCAATTTGGAATGTGGGATCAACAAGCAGCTGGAGGTGGTGCAGCAGCCAGTTACACAGTAGAATTTTCGAAGGCTCGCGTCAACAGGaaacaacacaaaaataatGATCTTTTAGCACGACCACCTAGCATCGATCACGAGCAGGAAGATCTTAGGAAGCAGCAAGAGGATGCTTGCATG AGGAAAAAGAATATGTTGACATACCTCAATTGTTGCATTAGGCCTTGA
- the LOC107005262 gene encoding homeobox-DDT domain protein RLT1-like, which yields MEDSHEIHSEDDKGHVGKLKARIMKTPAQLEGLEKFYQEHKYPTESMKLEVAQSLGLTEKQVSGWFCHRRLKDKRLSSRETNAKGRQDRSSGVIQDRGSGFRQDSCGSTKQGDDKYFDHREVESRRLTGPEVSTADVTREADTRYRAESNLMEDTPSGSSSSLRDARFSQNVESFDMATSRYLPGNEPTDLKCVKPRTGPSGYLKVKAKVENASITAVKRQLGSLYRQDGPLLGVVFDQLPRGAFESSVQTPVDDPIYSGEPVPDLTPDFTKVDKRSNSCIGYGSISKINSHGSDLDGANFKKSNKSSHPEYYINQKPDRNSSMHNGDRYYLGRNSSIEMRKDSGREVAVDGRCNYKLMAKHDGAANPGSSGGFQSSYIGKVNREQVTARFTSRDGLSLDIAEEEDLQCKPSNFVHKGSKQHYCPERELSSTVEKDYIHVDRPTVDEDYNEDHVKIQWENEMRVAKRARDEEAPNHQEYVRKASVTRMPSQTNHQISFAAEMSSSFSEDDKTEETSSFED from the exons ATGGAAG ATTCACATGAAATACATTCTGAAGATGATAAAGGTCATGTTGGGAAACTCAAGGCAAGAATAATGAAGACACCTGCACAACTTGAGGGTCTTGAGAAATTCTATCAGG aGCATAAGTATCCTACAGAGTCAATGAAATTGGAGGTGGCACAGTCATTGGGATTAACAGAAAAGCAGGTTTCTGGGTGGTTTTGTCATAGGCGGTTGAAAGACAAGAGGCTATCGAGTCGGGAAACAAATGCAAAAGGAAGACAAGATCGTTCAAGCGGCGTCATTCAGGACCGTGGCAGCGGTTTTAGGCAGGATTCTTGTGGAAGTACTAAGCAAggagatgataaatattttgatcatCGGGAAGTTGAGAGTAGAAGATTAACTGGGCCAGAAGTCTCAACTGCGGATGTGACGCGTGAAGCTGACACTAGGTATAGAGCAGAGTCTAACCTCATGGAGGACACACCTTCAGGAAGTAGCTCTTCCTTACGTGATGCACGTTTTTCACAAAATGTAGAATCATTTGATATGGCAACTTCAAGATACCTACCAGGTAATGAACCTACTGATCTCAAGTGTGTGAAACCAAGGACTGGCCCATCAGGGTATCTAAAAGTGAAAGCAAAGGTAGAAAATGCTTCAATTACTGCTGTGAAGAGGCAATTGGGAAGTCTCTACCGCCAGGATGGTCCACTACTTGGTGTAGTATTTGACCAGCTTCCACGGGGTGCTTTTGAATCATCAGTGCAAACTCCTGTTGACG ACCCTATATATTCTGGAGAACCTGTTCCAGATCTTACACCAGATTTCACTAAAGTCGACAAGCGATCCAATTCATGCATA GGGTATGGATCCATTTCCAAGATAAACTCTCATGGCTCTGATTTGGATGGTGCAAACTTCAAAAAGTCAAACAAGTCTTCTCATCCTGAATATTACATCAACCAAAAGCCTGATCGGAATTCCTCTATGCACAATGGTGATCGGTACTATCTTGGGCGGAACTCGTCGATAGAGATGCGCAAAGATTCTGGAAGAGAAGTGGCAGTTGATGGCAGATGCAACTATAAGCTTATGGCTAAACATGATGGTGCAGCTAATCCTGGCTCTAGTGGTGGTTTTCAAAGTTCCTACATTGGAAAAGTCAACAGGGAGCAGGTAACTGCTAGGTTCACTAGCCGTGATGGCTTGAGCCTTGACATTGCGGAGGAGGAAGATCTTCAATGCAAGCCTTCAAATTTTGTCCATAAGGGAAGTAAGCAACATTATTGTCCAGAGAGAGAGCTCTCCAGTACAGTTGAAAAG GATTACATCCATGTGGACCGACCAACCGTTGATGAAGATTATAATGAAGATCATGTGAAGATACAGTGGGAGAATGAAATGAGG gttgCCAAAAGAGCAAGGGATGAGGAAGCTCCTAACCATCAAGAGTATGTGAGGAAAGCATCAGTGACTAGAATGCCATCCCAGACAAATCATCAGATAAG TTTTGCTGCAGAGATGTCATCTAGCTTTAGTGAAGATGACAAAACAGAAGAAACCAGTTCTTTTGAGGATTGA